One Archangium violaceum genomic window, AGAGGACACCGAACACGCCCGCCACGTCCTTCGGGTCCAGATCATACATGGGCTCCGTGCCCGTCACCTTGCCTCCGCTCTGGCCCGGCTGGATGCGGACGAAGGCCGCCTCGAAGTCCGCGACGGCCATCGCGCCGTCCGGCAGGTTGCTCTGCTTGCACGTTCGATTGACCGCCGCGGGCGCGGTGGTGGGGAAGCCCGGGTCCTGCGTGTTCTTCGCGGCCGGGTAGCAGATGCCAGCGAACCCGTAGACGAGCCGGTGCACGTTCTTCACCGGCAGCTTGTTGAAGTCGAAGCGACGGCCATAGATGGCCCAGTCCCCGAGGTACTCGACGATCTCCTGTCCGGCGCTCAGCTGATACACGTTGTGCTGGAGTGGCAGCGTCCCGGGAGGAAGCTTGGAGACGCGCCCACCCGTGTCCGCGTCGAAGCCGGGGTGATTGCCACCCGGGTCCGTCGAGGGGTCGATCCCGCCGCGAGTGCCGCCGGTGCCGGTGCCGGAGACCGGATGGGCCGCGCTGATGGGCCCAGAAGGCAGGGTGCTGCCCGCGCGCGGGTTGCCCGTCACCACCGACGGCTGGCCGTAGTCGATGTTGTTGGGGATGGCCACCGGGCACAGGTTGTCATCCGGAACGCCGACGAGCTCCCACATGTTGTAGATGGTGTCGTCGGGCCTGATTCCATGCACGTCGGCGAGGGCGCGATAGGCCCTGCCGTTGTATCCGACGATCTTCCCCTTCGCATAAATCCGGGTGGCCACCCACGCGGGTGCGCAGAACGGCGTCGTGGGGCCGCCACCGCCGCCCGTGTCGGTCGGCGCCACCTTCCACAGTGTGGAGGCGTTGGGCGGCTCCCAGCCCGCCGCGGAGGTGTGGGAGAAGATGCACTGGTACTTCACGCCATTGTAGGAAACGACGTCGCCCACCGAGTACCGCGTGTTGGCGGCCCAGGGCGCGGCCGTGTCGGTGCCAGCGTCCGTGCCGCCACCCACGCCTCCGTCGGAGCCTCCTCCACCGCCATCGCAGCTCCCTCCTGGCTGCCAGAGCGAGGCCGTGTCCCTGGGGTTCCAGTTGGTCCCGGGCTGGGCGGTGTGGGCCACCCGTGCGGTGTACGTCGCTCCCTGGTAGGTCACCACCTGGCCGGCCGTGTAGCTCGCGCCTTCGGTCCACTCGGAGCAGGCCGCCAGCAGCGAGCTCTTGTTCTCCGCCAGCGGGGTGGCGTCATGCTCACCGCAAGCAGTTCCCAGGAACAGGATGGCCGCCACCGTGGCGGACAGACCCAATGCACCACGTCGCATAACGCCTCCAAAATGCACGAGAAGGAGGAGGCGAGAGGCCTTCTCCACGCCCCCTGGATGCCTGGTCGGGCAGGGTTCATCGAGCCGCGCCGCCAGGTTCATGCAGGCGTTATGGAGACCGGAGGCCCATTTTTCGGGTCATCGCGCGGGCGGACGCGTCACCCGGCCCCGTCTCACCCCGCGCAGGGGAGGATGCGGAGGATCTTGATCTTCGTCGCGCTGCTGCCCGGTGCGGCGAAGGCTACGCTGCCGTCCGGGAAGGCCACGAAGTCCTGATAGCGATTGCCCTGTAGGTGGGGGCGAACGCGATCCGGTTGCTGTTGTCGGTCTTGCAGATGGAGACGAACTTGCGAGCCGCCGGATCCCAGATGAGCCGCTCATAACCGCTGTGGCTGCAACCCCAATGATGGGACGCCAGCTCGACTGGGGATCGAGCTGGCTTGCATCCGGGGTCCGCGCTCCCCCGGCTCAGGGCTGGTGTACGCGGGGCAGGCGGCTCATGCGCCGGGCGATGTGGAAGCTCATCTCCAGCGCCTGACGGTAGTTGAGTCGCGGATCGCAGAGGGTGGCGTAGTTGCGCTCCAGATCCTGCTCGGTGATGCCAACAGCACCGCCCACGCACTCGGTGACGTCCTCACCCGTGAGCTCGAAGTGCACCCCACCCAGGTAGGAGCCGAGCTTCTCGTGCACGTCGAAGCTCTGCTCCACCTCGCGCAGGACGTCCTGGAAGTTGCGCGTCTTGATGCCGGAGGAGGTGCTCACGGTGTTGCCGTGCATCGGATCGCACACCCACAGCACGAGCCGGCCCGCCCGCCTCATGGCCTCCACCACCGGGGGGAGCGCGTCCGCCACCTTCTGGGCGCCCATGCGGGTGATGAGGACGAGCTTGCCCGGCTCATTGTCCGGGTTGAGCTGCTCGGTCAGGCGGACGGCGTCCTCGGGAGACACGCTGGGGCCCAGCTTCACCCCCACCGGGTTGCGGATGCCGCGGAAGAACTCCACGTGTGCCCCGTCCAGGGCCCGGGTGCGCTCGCCAATCCACGGCAGGTGCGTCGTCAGATCGTACCAGCCCTTCTTCCACGGGACCTGGCGTGTCTGGGCCGACTCGTAGTGGAGGTTGAGGCCCTCGTGGCTGGTGTAGAAGTCCACGCGGGTGAGGTCCGCCACGGTGCGCTCGCCCAGGGCCTCCATGAAGCGCAGGGCCTCGCTGAGCTTGCGGGTGGTCTGCTCGTACTCCTCGCGCATCTCGCCCGGCACGGCGGCCTGCCGGAAGAAGCTCAGGTCCCAGTACTCGGGGTGGTGCACGTCCGCGAAGCCACCGTCGCTCAGCGAGCGCACGAAGTTGAGCGTCATCGCCGCGTGGTGGTAGCAGGCCAGCAGCAACTTCGGGTCCGCCCGCCGCGCCTCGGGGGTGAACTCCGGCCGGTTGACCAGGTCCCCGAAGTAGCTGGGTAGCTCCACGCCCCCGCGCACCTCGGTGGGCTTGGAGCGCGGCTTGGCGTACTGGCCGGCGATGCGTCCCACCCGGATGACGGGCCGGTGCCCCCCATGGATGAGCACCAGCGACATCTGCAGGATGATCTTCTGCCGGTTGGTGATGATGTCCGAACGGCAGTCGGAGAGCGACTCGGCGCAGTCTCCGCCCTGCAGCAGGAAGCGGCGGCCCTGCTGGGCCTCCGCCAGCAGCTCGCGCAGCCGCTCCACCTCCCAGGAGGTGACCAGTGGAGGCAGGCGGCCGAGCGCCGCGACGACGTCCTCGACCTCCTTCGGATCCTCGTAGCGGACGTCTTGGGTGATGGGCTTCGTCTTCCAGGAAGTGGGGGACCAGGTGCTCATACAGGGGTAGGAATATCACACCCGGGGCATGACCCGTGCACGGGTATCGATGCATCCCGTCGGAAGCCTGCTCGGAA contains:
- a CDS encoding class II 3-deoxy-7-phosphoheptulonate synthase, with product MSTWSPTSWKTKPITQDVRYEDPKEVEDVVAALGRLPPLVTSWEVERLRELLAEAQQGRRFLLQGGDCAESLSDCRSDIITNRQKIILQMSLVLIHGGHRPVIRVGRIAGQYAKPRSKPTEVRGGVELPSYFGDLVNRPEFTPEARRADPKLLLACYHHAAMTLNFVRSLSDGGFADVHHPEYWDLSFFRQAAVPGEMREEYEQTTRKLSEALRFMEALGERTVADLTRVDFYTSHEGLNLHYESAQTRQVPWKKGWYDLTTHLPWIGERTRALDGAHVEFFRGIRNPVGVKLGPSVSPEDAVRLTEQLNPDNEPGKLVLITRMGAQKVADALPPVVEAMRRAGRLVLWVCDPMHGNTVSTSSGIKTRNFQDVLREVEQSFDVHEKLGSYLGGVHFELTGEDVTECVGGAVGITEQDLERNYATLCDPRLNYRQALEMSFHIARRMSRLPRVHQP
- a CDS encoding glycosyl hydrolase family 18 protein; this encodes MRRGALGLSATVAAILFLGTACGEHDATPLAENKSSLLAACSEWTEGASYTAGQVVTYQGATYTARVAHTAQPGTNWNPRDTASLWQPGGSCDGGGGGSDGGVGGGTDAGTDTAAPWAANTRYSVGDVVSYNGVKYQCIFSHTSAAGWEPPNASTLWKVAPTDTGGGGGPTTPFCAPAWVATRIYAKGKIVGYNGRAYRALADVHGIRPDDTIYNMWELVGVPDDNLCPVAIPNNIDYGQPSVVTGNPRAGSTLPSGPISAAHPVSGTGTGGTRGGIDPSTDPGGNHPGFDADTGGRVSKLPPGTLPLQHNVYQLSAGQEIVEYLGDWAIYGRRFDFNKLPVKNVHRLVYGFAGICYPAAKNTQDPGFPTTAPAAVNRTCKQSNLPDGAMAVADFEAAFVRIQPGQSGGKVTGTEPMYDLDPKDVAGVFGVLYKLRQENPHLKLDLSVGGWTLSEGFPWMAHDPTRRKAFVDSVVRFLEQFDFDGIDIDWEYPGTDGAVPGMSRPDDPQNYLQLLKELRAGMDWLGKKTGKQYRLSSAISAVPSKLKLINWAETSKYLDRLYLMTYDFSGSWERAFTHHTPLFTNPNYKDAQGNIAPFSVDAAVRTLREEGAPANKIMIGIANYHRAKAINVGDITEYTNGLKGSSTFGNLSATGVGLVLGIAGVGSWEAGVVEGYDLYQNFLDKDLKPKNGYRLYTDKASNADYLVNPIGSFITIETPRTVALKASYAKANGLAGVFGWQMEQDNGYNLNALNHVLGNALVSNQSDARPQDQIAVCGENVSAAECAQLNQNIK